Proteins from a genomic interval of Schistocerca serialis cubense isolate TAMUIC-IGC-003099 chromosome 11, iqSchSeri2.2, whole genome shotgun sequence:
- the LOC126426512 gene encoding speckle-type POZ protein-like — protein sequence MVGVAEDYALGLFRRTVYLFSVCNELFYVAGEVTKVETKSEGGSFTSNRGALLEPDEGADVTLVVGDSELPAHSRVLAARSPVFAAMLRNDMREARSRRIEVADVREAVLRQLLLFVYTDTAPELPSVAAELLAAADKYDLPALRERCEQQVAHDLSVENAAAAAGLAVLHRCAALRGAAVQFIARHPEVLATGGWARLLVLTEEQKQILAGRLIIAASQGQTGEVRALLDAGSPVNATDASGDTALHEAVINGHEETVKCLIDAGADVNVRDSDGMTPLHWAACRGGEQHIVWMLLAASACVDVQDDAGETPLHVAARWGCAYAAKALLLAGARRDIRDNSGQTPADVAEADTVQLFSTEQIL from the exons GTGAGGTTACGAAAGTGGAGACAAAGTCAGAGGGAGGCAGCTTTACGAGCAACCGGGGTGCTCTGCTGGAACCGGACGAGGGCGCCGACGTGACTCTGGTGGTTGGCGACTCTGAGCTGCCGGCTCACAGTCGGGTCCTGGCCGCGAGGAGCCCCGTCTTTGCGGCCATGTTGAGGAACGACATGCGAGAGGCCCGCAGCCGCCGTATCGAAGTGGCTGACGTGCGGGAGGCGGTCTTGCGGCAGCTGCTGCTGTTCGTCTACACGGACACGGCTCCGGAGCTCCCGAGTGTAGCGGCCGAGCTGCTGGCTGCCGCCGACAAGTACGACCTGCCCGCACTCAGGGAAAGGTGCGAGCAGCAGGTGGCGCATGACCTGAGCGTGgagaacgccgcagctgctgcggGCCTGGCCGTGCTGCACCGCTGCGCGGCACTGAGGGGCGCTGCCGTGCAGTTCATAGCGAGGCACCCTGAGGTGCTGGCCACCGGCGGCTGGGCGCGGCTGCT GGTCCTGACTGAGGAGCAGAAACAGATACTGGCTGGGAGGCTGATCATTGCTGCATCACAGGGTCAGACCGGCGAAGTGCGGGCACTCCTGGATGCGGGGTCGCCAGTCAACGCGACAGACGCCAGTGGCGACACTGCCCTGCATGAAGCAGTGATAAATGGCCACGAAGAAACTGTCAAGTGTCTGATTGATGCTGGGGCAGATGTCAACGTCAGAGACTCGGATGGGATGACGCCTCTGCACTGGGCTGCATGTAGAGGTGGCGAGCAGCACATTGTATGGATGCTGCTGGCGGCATCAGCGTGTGTAGATGTCCAGGACGATGCGGGAGAGACTCCACTCCATGTGGCTGCCAGATGGGGGTGTGCATATGCAGCAAAGGCACTTCTGCTGGCTGGTGCGAGGAGGGACATAAGGGATAACAGTGGGCAGACACCTGCGGACGTGGCAGAAGCAGACACGGTACAACTATTTAGCACTGAACAAATCTTGTGA